Genomic window (Bradyrhizobium sp. 186):
GTGGTGCTCGCGCCGATGGAAGAGGCTGACTACATCGTCTGCACCGGCCTCTATGACGACGAGACCGAGACGGCGGAAGATTATCGCGGCATGATGCTGAAGGCGCGCGAGCGCAAGCTGACGCTGATCTGCGCCAACCCCGACATCGTGGTGGAGCGCGGCGACCGGCTGATCTATTGCGCCGGCGCGATCGCGGAGCTCTATCGCGAGCTCGGCGGCGAGGTGATCTTCTACGGCAAGCCGCACCGGCCGATCTACGAGCGTGCGATGGCGCTCGCCGGTGAACGCCAGGGCCACCAGATCGACCGCAAGAAGGTGCTGGCGATCGGCGATTCCGTCCGCACCGACCTCACCGGCGCGCGCGAATTCGGCATCGACTGCCTGTTCGTCACCCGCGGCATCCATTCCGAGGAGTTCGAGGGCCTCGACCAGCTCGACCCGGCCTCCGTGATGGAATTGTTCGGCCACCCGCCGAAGGCGCTGATGCGCGAATTGAAGTGGTGACGATCTAACCCGTCGTCATTCCGGGGCGGCTCGCAGAGCCGGACCCGGGATCTCGAGCTTCCGGGTTCGATGCTTCGCATCGCCCCGGAATGACGGGCCAACGCAGAGAGCCCGGGGCGAGCCCGGGCCTTCCGAATTCACCTGATGGCTTCGATCGCGC
Coding sequences:
- a CDS encoding TIGR01459 family HAD-type hydrolase, encoding MTTLHFAESLRELVGDVEVVLSDIWGVVHNGLESFPEACEALHTYRRRGGTVILITNAPRPADSVQRQLRKLGVADETYDAIVSSGDLTRLYVADHPGRKMFWLGPERDNSIYRGLDVVLAPMEEADYIVCTGLYDDETETAEDYRGMMLKARERKLTLICANPDIVVERGDRLIYCAGAIAELYRELGGEVIFYGKPHRPIYERAMALAGERQGHQIDRKKVLAIGDSVRTDLTGAREFGIDCLFVTRGIHSEEFEGLDQLDPASVMELFGHPPKALMRELKW